The sequence ATCGTGCACGTTTTGCCGAATGGTTCAATTAATTTTCAATACATTACGAATATGAACGAAACATTTAATATCCAGCGGCTTTCCCGCATTGTAAAAGCCGAAACGGTGGCATTTCGCCGTCATTACCTGTTTTATCTGATTTTTGCGGCAGCCTATGCAGCATCAGACATTTTGATTAACCGTACCAGCTTTCACCCCAACGTTTTTGCGGGGTTAGGCATTTTTCTGATGTTCATTTCACCCTTTATGCTTTATAACGATGTGTTCCATAAGATTAAAGGGGTGAATTATTCTATGCTACCAGCTTCCAACTTTGAAAAATGGATTGCTTTCTGGTTTCAAAACGTAATTGTAGTTCCTATCATTATCGGAACACTTTGGCTCATCTTGTGGGGTCTTGAATTTGCACTGTTTGGCAGATCGATTGACATACACATCGGAACAAACGAATGGCATGCTTATTTTATCGGAGTCTTGGGCGGACAGGCCATTGCAATGATCGGTACAATGTCGTTCCGCAGACTGAAATGGCTCAAAACACTGGGTGCGATTTTCATTTTGCAGGTCACATTCGGCTTGCTTACCAATCTGCTTGTTTATCAATTCGACCTCAAAAGCTTTATCATGGAAGTACAGATGGCAAATATAGAACCGTCTACCACTTCATGGCTAATTGACTATATCAAAATTGTTGCACATATCATCTTCCCATTTGGATTATGGCTGGTATCGTTCTTCAAATTACAGGAACAGGAGTTATAAATTCCGTTCCACATCATTAACTAACCAAAATAAAAATGGAATTCGATAACAATAAACCAATATACCTGCAAATTGCTGATTTTGTATGCGAAAAAATTCTTCGCAACGAATGGAGCGCAGGTGGCCGCATCCCTTCGGTAAGGGAATTAGGAGCCGACTTGCAGGTAAATCCGAATACCGTCATGCGAACTTACGATTATTTGCAGGGAGAAGATATTATCTTCAACAAAAGAGGTATCGGATATTTTGTAGCAGAAGACGCTATGCAGAATATTATAAAGCTTAACCGCACAGAGTTCTTCAGCCATCAGTTGCCAATGATTTTCAGCACAATGAAAGCATTGGGAATTACTTTTGAAGAGATTAAATCTCAATATGAAGCGTTTTTACAAAAATAATCATCGGAGGCGTATCGTACTCTCCGAATAAACTTATGAAATTTATGAAACTTACGAAAATCATAAACAAACGCAGCAATATCACATTGATTATCATCCTCCTGCTTTTAATCAGCATTCCGTTTGCCGCCTATGCCTATTTTCGCCATTTGGTAAACGAAGCAGAAAAGAATCCTGCCAATAAAGGACTGAAGGAGATTCGTCTGCAAACCAACGACAAAGACAGTATAAGCATTAGTCTGGAAGGCAACAATGTAAGAGGAGTATCTGTTAAGACAAAGGTTGTAAAACATTCGAAATAAACGCGATAAATTTATTCACAAACTAATTCAGGGAAACAAAACAATGAAAAAATTCCTCTTGGCAGTTTTATTTTTTATTCCGCTCTTGATGAGCGCTCAGACT comes from Paludibacter jiangxiensis and encodes:
- a CDS encoding GntR family transcriptional regulator, which produces MEFDNNKPIYLQIADFVCEKILRNEWSAGGRIPSVRELGADLQVNPNTVMRTYDYLQGEDIIFNKRGIGYFVAEDAMQNIIKLNRTEFFSHQLPMIFSTMKALGITFEEIKSQYEAFLQK